The DNA region ATTAATCAAATGCACATTCCTAGGTGTGACTTATGTTTATTGGGTGCCATAAATTAATTAGCCCACacacttttaattaaatattaaataattcaaatagatgGTGCCACATAAGGAGGGAAAATTAACCCAAAGAATAGCtcaagggcaaattattgtatggagcatgaatataaggtatattatttttatattgaaggtacattatttttgtactaaaggtacattattttatagtactataaaataatatactttcagtacaaaaataatgtactctaaaataatgtaccttcagtacaaaaataatgtacttttagtatattaaaaatgtactttttatttgtggtccacacagctgtgtgaaccatggtccatgcaataatgattaatAGCTCAAGTTATTTGTGGGGACGCTTCCCGGAATAACCCGGGTTTCTATGCCTCTCGAATGAGGGAAAATTAAGAGGGATGCCTAACTAGAATGTAAGAAAAATCTCATAGAAGTcatagtaaaaatataaattataaaacagTAACAGTAGTATTTAAAATGACaggtttttttcttcttctttattgaATATGTAAAGTTGTattcaatttcatcttcttccacaCAACGTTCATGTAAACAAAAAGCTATAATGTAAGAAAAATCTCAATTGGGTACAATGAAAactaatcaatttcaacaaataCTTCAGTGGCAAATGGGAAAAAATTAACGATAGTTGCGATAGACTGGAGTGTACATGCATCTCTCAGCATACTTAACAAGATCCTTTGGGCGAGGAAGATGGGTAGCCAATCCTGAGAATCGAAGCAAGTAAAGAGAAATTagctttgtttggtaacatagttagcttatcagccaattttgactggtttgaccactattagctgtttgacttcgTGAAACagtcaatatgagtgtttggctaatcagctttttgtaacaacttattagagtgaattccttttttggtcctagacttatagtggcaaagacaattttagtcctccataaaaaatttggacaatttatgAACACATTTATTGTAACGaagacaattttggtcctccgtctgtATTTTCGTTAGATGGCCGTTAGAGAGGGGGTATTTACGTCATTTCATGATAACCCCTTCTCTTCTATTCATCCCTGAGCGTTTTTTTCTTGATTGCAGATTCACGAACCAAATTTGTTCTCTGCACGGCGTAAATTGCGCAGTTGAGATCAGTGCGTTCATCTTAGATAGCCTTTACAACATACCAGAGAACTCACTCTCCGCTTCCACCGTCATTGGTGTAAGGGTACGGTGGAAGAATCCAATGGCTTTCTTCCTGTTCTGGCGCCCACCGAGCACGATTACGGCAAGCCGCAGCGCCCACCGAACACGATTACAGCAAGCCGCAGCACAGGGGCAAGTACTAGCGATATGACTGTGATCAGAACCCAATTCTCCATTAACCCAAAATTTCTTTTCGATCTAGAGAAGATCCAACTCTGAGAAGCCTATAGATTTCAGCAATAGTATAGAAGTGGAGCCCAACTCGGTTCGGTTCGATTTGGGTTGGTTTAAGAATAAAAATCTGTAATTAGGAGAAAAAAACCCTCAATATCAATCGCAACTTTGTTCAGTGAGGCAGAGGCGAGTGGTTACTGGCGAAAGGAGAGGAAATTCGAAGCCAAAGTTGAGTTCTTGATGGACTAATCATCCTCAGAATAATTGTTACTTGTTCGGGAATGTGGTGCTCACCGGGTTGCACAATCCTAGTTGGGGGCCTTTGGCTTGTATATATTTGATCGCTTGGTTTGTAGGCTTGTAGTCTAGCTCAGAGGAGTAAACTACAGAGGCCAAAACATGCAACATAATTGTTAATTCTAATAAGATGAGCTTCATTGTTTGCATGTTTTCTTAGCCGTCAGAATGCTGGGAAGGAGGAGTTGGCAATGGACTAATGAGTGTTGCCCgaaatcaagaacaaaacactcaGGATGTAATAAAGAAGAGGAGATATCATGAAATGACACATTTGCCCCTTCTCAAACGGCCATTTAACAGGAAATACagacggaggactaaaattgtcctcTTCACAATAACTATGTCCATAAATTGTCTGATTTTTTTATGGAGAactaaaattgtctttgacaccataagtctaggaccaaaaaaggaattgactcaACTTAttacttcaaaatgctaaaattcaaaaagctgctcaaagtagctttttcgataagcttttaaagaaaataaattatacccttAAAGgccattttgcatgtaatcaactattagctaacagttaatttaccaaacatctttctacaactAGCTAATGCTAATAGCTAGTCAAACCCGCTAACCCAATCCGCTATCACTAACAactatttgccaaacacccctaAGTATGGGGAATCTGGTAATAACTTGATCAACACACCAACAATAAGAATGGAGTAAGTGAGTAATTCATTTCATGCATGCATTTGGTATGTCTATTCATTTAATTCCAACATAGCAACTCACCAAGTTCATATGCCTTTGCAGCTACATTGGCAGCAATATGGGCTGATATCTTTCTGATCTTAGTGAATGGTGGATATATGAGTCCTTTAGCGTAGTTTTCTTCTGTCACCTCAGCTGCCAAAGCTTCCGCTGTTTCACCAAACAACGATACATAGTGTCACAACCAAACCATTCAGTTCAAGCAAATTAAAGGCGGTTTTATATTGCTGCAGAATCCTAAAGTTAGTTGAAACGAATGTATGCACTAGGACAGATAGGGGTGCTACTTACATGCTGCCAAGAGCATGTCATCATGTACGCGAATTGTGCCAGACATGATTAGGCCTAACCCGAATCCAGGGAATATGTATGCGTTATTAGCCTAAAAGTAACGAAAACCAAAAATTAGTTTGCAAGAAAACACAACATTATTGTTGTTCTAATTAAGGAGTGGAGTGGAGTATAGTATAGCAGGCAGCACGTACCTGGCCCGGGATAAATGTCGTCTTCTCCCCATATTTAACAGGCTCAAATGGACTCCCACTAGCAAAGATTGCCCGGCCCTGCAGCTTCGAAAGTTAATAATGGTGTTGCTCCAGGCAgtaatgttttaaaagacaCGAGCAAATTCCACCATTTACGTACCTCTGACCATGTATAAGCTTCTTCAGCAGTACACTCTGCTTGTGAAGTTGGATTGGATAGAGCCATGATCAAAGGTTTCTCATTGAATGTTGCCATGGCCTCCACAACTTCCCGGGTGAATGTTTTTCCAACTCCTGAAGTTCCTATCAGAACCGTAGGCTTTATTGCCTGTAAGGAAATAAGATGGACAAAAATGCATGTAACGAGGAGGCCGGATTCAAATTCAATTCCTATAACTTCGTAAAGATGCAACTAACTTCCACCATACCTTGACAGCATCTAAGAGTGACTTGACGGGTTGGTGATCATGAGCCCAAGGCTTTTTGAAGTGCTGAAGAGACTCAAACCGAGAACTTACGATCAGTCCCTTGGAGTCCACAAGCCAAATCTTTTTTCGAGCTTCTTGCAGTGAGACGCCCGACTGCAAAATGACAGAGGAGATCAGATTGACCCAACGACAAGTTCAGATAAacaaaatcaaatgaaattacagttcaGTACCTTCTTTGATATCTCGAGTGCTATAAGCTCAGCAATACCAGTTCCAGCCTTCAGTACGTACATCAAATACCAAAGGTTAAAACAAAAACTCATAGGAAAGATCGAGattcataaattaaagaaagccACCCAAACAAGCTCGGTACCTCTCCAGCACCCAGGAATAAGAAAGTATGATCAGATAGAGTTCCACCGACTAATTTCAAAGCTGCCACAACCCCAGCAAGAACCACAGATGCCGTTCCCTGCAGGCACATACATGTAAAGAATTTCACAATTCCACACTGTGATAACACGGGGAATGCTTATAGTTAAGAGCTATAGCCTCAATTGTTACCTGTATATCATCATTAAACACGAGATGTTTTGTGCGATACTTTGCCAGCAGCTCGAATGCATTGTGGTTAGCAAAATCTTCAAACTGTGATTCCAAATTTAGGATTAAAATATCACAAGATAAGTTTTGGGAATGTCTTTTGGTTCAGTACTTAAAAAACttcaaagaaaaagaagcaCCTGAACGAGAACTTTTTCTCCATAGGCTTTTTTAACAGCAGACATGAACTCATCCAATAGCTCTGCATATTCCTgtgttgaaaaacaaaaataaatgagaaGGCAAACCTTAAAATACTAAAGATTGGAAACCTTAAACCACacataaaaaaatcacaaaggaaaatcaaagattaaaaaataaaacctgTCCAGTTGCTCTCCTCTGCTTGAGTCCAATATAAAATTCATCATCTAGTAATTGCTGATTATTTGTTCCTACATCAATGGTAATAGGCAGACActgggaaaaaaaaacacatacaaatGGGTTAATAATGGATaccaaatatacaaaaattaaacaaCAATCTGTTTCTTTTTCCGTTAAATTGCTGCTGAACAAGaacaaaatttatcaaatattctACTTACTGCAGAGGGACGAACTCCTCCGAGAGCAGTATAAAGTGAAAGCTTTCCAACAGGAATTCCCATTCCCTGCACAATTTTTACGCATTTTAGCCAATATAACAACTCAGCATGAAATATAGACTTGACCAAACGTGTATCAGAAAGATTTAGGTAGACCCCTGCCCATTTATTTAATCATGAAGTTCTCTGAAACTCATATTTAAATGCCAGTTGATGGATAAGCCAATAGAAACATGTATTATTACCTGGCAACCAAGATCGCCAAGCCCCAATATGCGTTCACCATCAGTTACTACTATGACCTGTATATTCCTCTCGGGCCAATTTTTCAGCACCTCAAGAATCTTGCCCCTGAAAAATTCCCATGGCAAGAATCAATAATTAAACTGTTTGGCTAGAACTCTAATTAATATCAAACTGTTTGGCTAGAACAACTTTATGCTGAACTCTAATTAATATCAAAATAGAAGTAATTACTTCTCTTTTAGACTGATAAAAAGTCCCTGAGGACGCCTGAAAATACTTCCATACTTCTGGCAAGCTTCACCCACAGTTGGAGTATAAACAACTGGCAATAATTCTTCAACATTATCAATGAGAAGCTTATAAAATAACCTCTCATTTCTCTCCTGCAAATTTGCATAAATTCATGAAATTAATTTAGTACTGAAATGTTGTAGCAAAATGTTATCACTATTCAATCTACCTACTGTTAATGTCAAGGAGTATTATTATAAAAGGGAAAAGCAAATAAATTATCTCATGCCATTAAATTCCTTGGAAACAAATACCAAAGGAATTATGCAGGTAATCTACTGGAAGCTCAAATAAATCACAATGAAGTGATGAAATCCAAAGCACATGTCTAAAAGGATTCcacaaaagaaattatttaaaaaaaaaaaaaaaaaaagagggaggAAATCTGAAAAAGGGTAAAGATATTCTTTGCTGTGTCTATGGAATTCAGCTCTTAAATGTTAGTAAGCTGCTGGAGTTGCAAACTACATGTCACAATATCGTTATTAGAGAAAAGAAGTCGCTGATTTTAACTGTCCACAAACTGCTGGACAATCCATTCACAACCATTTCTCAACCCATTCACATTCTTGAAATAAGTCAGACCGAGGTAAAATGGGCACTGTAGAAGAATAAAAGTACCTGAAGATCCATCATGGCTATGTATCTTTGCAATGGAACATCATATTGACGAAGATTATGCATTAGTTTCTTCTCCTGGACACGGAGATTttgcgtaaaaaaaaaaaaagggatgaTAATTAGGAACAGCTCAATTTTGTATAAGATTGGaattcaaatcaaaattaacatCTCTAATACGGAATATTTCATTATCAAGTTACCTGAAGTTCCTGGGACACAACAACGGGAGGTAGAAGGCCTCGCAAGTAATGCACATCTCTCTCTTGCTCAGTGAAGGCAAGCCCTTTGTTGAAGTGTGGATCACGCATCAAAGTATATCCACTATAAAATGACAAACAAAATTCATCAATCTGCAGATTGAAAGAGAGATAACTccacaaaaatgacaaaatatttATCATGCTTATGTTCATTGTTTTAAACATCACATTGAGTACCCACATAAATTATTACAGGGTAGCAAACTGCTTAAAGACTTCTAAAGATTTTTCAGCAGTTAACAAAAGAGGAAATGATCACCAATAGATGGCCTTGGTTAGTTAATTTACAAACTAAATTCATCCTAAACACAATCCAGCATTTCTGAACACTAGCTGATGAGGAAGGCtcattgttgggcggaggccggtaaaggccaagtcttgttgggcagaggctagtaaaggccaagtctagcacccggTGGATGAGAGATTGTTGGGAAGAGGCCAGCCAATAAAAGACCCAAcgtctcgaaaatgtgtggcgttataaggaaataaagttacaccTTCGCTACGAGCTATAGATTTTGGtgtagtggtaagcgtttgatcctaacactaACTAACTAATGAGTTTTAATTGAGTAAAATCGATTCACATCCAATCAATATATTGGAACTGAATAAAATCAATCTGTCACGGTTTAGAGCTAAACCATTCAGCCATCCAAAATACAAATCAAAGAACAAAGAATGTGCCACTTAAATGGAAGAGAGAAAATAAGGAGTGCATAAAATATGCTTAAGAATTGGCTTCGAAATAGATTAGCAAAATCCAGAAAAATTAATCAAGATATTCAACATAAAT from Ipomoea triloba cultivar NCNSP0323 chromosome 6, ASM357664v1 includes:
- the LOC116021627 gene encoding NADP-dependent malic enzyme-like isoform X1; the encoded protein is MTLSLFKSKANNLLRKAALGVFPLCQRREVVMDSALKEISNGLSDNSGAGGGVKDIYGEDRATEDQTIIPWTSAVASGYTLMRDPHFNKGLAFTEQERDVHYLRGLLPPVVVSQELQEKKLMHNLRQYDVPLQRYIAMMDLQERNERLFYKLLIDNVEELLPVVYTPTVGEACQKYGSIFRRPQGLFISLKEKGKILEVLKNWPERNIQVIVVTDGERILGLGDLGCQGMGIPVGKLSLYTALGGVRPSACLPITIDVGTNNQQLLDDEFYIGLKQRRATGQEYAELLDEFMSAVKKAYGEKVLVQFEDFANHNAFELLAKYRTKHLVFNDDIQGTASVVLAGVVAALKLVGGTLSDHTFLFLGAGEAGTGIAELIALEISKKSGVSLQEARKKIWLVDSKGLIVSSRFESLQHFKKPWAHDHQPVKSLLDAVKAIKPTVLIGTSGVGKTFTREVVEAMATFNEKPLIMALSNPTSQAECTAEEAYTWSEGRAIFASGSPFEPVKYGEKTTFIPGQANNAYIFPGFGLGLIMSGTIRVHDDMLLAASEALAAEVTEENYAKGLIYPPFTKIRKISAHIAANVAAKAYELGLATHLPRPKDLVKYAERCMYTPVYRNYR
- the LOC116021627 gene encoding NADP-dependent malic enzyme-like isoform X2, which produces MDSALKEISNGLSDNSGAGGGVKDIYGEDRATEDQTIIPWTSAVASGYTLMRDPHFNKGLAFTEQERDVHYLRGLLPPVVVSQELQEKKLMHNLRQYDVPLQRYIAMMDLQERNERLFYKLLIDNVEELLPVVYTPTVGEACQKYGSIFRRPQGLFISLKEKGKILEVLKNWPERNIQVIVVTDGERILGLGDLGCQGMGIPVGKLSLYTALGGVRPSACLPITIDVGTNNQQLLDDEFYIGLKQRRATGQEYAELLDEFMSAVKKAYGEKVLVQFEDFANHNAFELLAKYRTKHLVFNDDIQGTASVVLAGVVAALKLVGGTLSDHTFLFLGAGEAGTGIAELIALEISKKSGVSLQEARKKIWLVDSKGLIVSSRFESLQHFKKPWAHDHQPVKSLLDAVKAIKPTVLIGTSGVGKTFTREVVEAMATFNEKPLIMALSNPTSQAECTAEEAYTWSEGRAIFASGSPFEPVKYGEKTTFIPGQANNAYIFPGFGLGLIMSGTIRVHDDMLLAASEALAAEVTEENYAKGLIYPPFTKIRKISAHIAANVAAKAYELGLATHLPRPKDLVKYAERCMYTPVYRNYR